Proteins co-encoded in one Lynx canadensis isolate LIC74 chromosome C1, mLynCan4.pri.v2, whole genome shotgun sequence genomic window:
- the CD101 gene encoding immunoglobulin superfamily member 2: MAHILYVASLFLLLTKLSIGQRKVTVQKGPLFRAEGYPVSIGCNVTGYEGPSEQHFQWSVYLPTAPTREIQIISTVDATFTYAVYAQRVRSRGIYVERVRGNSVLLHISKVQLKDSGEYECYTPNTDKKYYGNYSAKTRLIVIPDTLSATMSSQTLSKKEGESLELTCDASKATTQHTHLSVTWHLIQDGERSQATEIISLSKDFMLIPGPSFTERFATGDVHLNKLGVTTFRLAVGRLQPSDQGQLFCEATEWIQDPDETWTLITKKQTDQTTLRIQPTVRDFQVNITIRSTFTAGKPLELVCLVVGSGQDPQLQGIWLFNGNEVARINARGVLDLKRDYRERASQGQLQVSKLNPKVFSLKIFSMGPEDEGAYTCAVEEVVRNQMDSWDVLQRKQSPDSRVHLRMPAARNVALSTKSKQQAVWEGEVLTLLCKADGTESPLSVEWWRLPQGQTQPEFVAGMGQDGTVQLGAPYKELNNHGNTRLEKTDWATFQLEITSTTITDGGIYECRVSESAQNQARGRSWTQKLSVSIRSLESSLQVKLMSRQPQVTLTNTFGLSCIVEADFSHLRVPLTVTWQFQPARSQVFYLLVRIAWNGTIEWGDFLSQFQKKTKLLQSSFYSQLLIHDATEEEAGVYRCQVEVYARNSPDTSGPPRASAVSHSLMIAITLPESKLRVNSTSQVQEIFINSNTNIECSILSQSTGDLQLAVIWYFSPISMNATWLRILEMDQTNVVKYGDEFHSLLRQQKFHPKKVSQDLFQLQILNVEDSDQGRYHCAVEEWFLSRNGTWHKLGEKKSGLTELKLRPTGSKVRVSKVYWTENATEHTEVAIRCSLESSGSSASLYSVMWLRNGEHSGRKMLVHLRHDGLLEYGDEGLGGHLYCYRSSPTDFVLKLHRVRMEDAGLYWCKVTEWEPHSNPGTWVNRASDESQHVVLTVLPSEPTFPSRICSSTPLLYFLFTCPCILFILLLISLVCLYHKARRLSALKLNALKEKTLWVDLKRAGDWVTTWREEEDH; the protein is encoded by the exons ATGGCACACATCCTATACGTggcatctctctttctccttctga CTAAGCTCAGCATTGGCCAGAGAAAAGTAACGGTCCAGAAAGGACCGCTGTTTCGGGCTGAAGGCTACCCTGTCAGCATTGGCTGCAATGTAACTGGCTATGAGGGACCTTCTGAGCAGCACTTCCAGTGGTCTGTTTACCTGCCGACAGCCCCGACTCGAGAAATCCAGATCATAAGCACCGTGGATGCCACCTTCACTTACGCGGTGTACGCGCAGCGAGTACGAAGCAGGGGGATCTACGTGGAGAGGGTCCGGGGCAACTCAGTCTTATTGCACATCTCAAAGGTCCAGCTGAAGGATTCTGGAGAGTATGAGTGTTACACACCGAACACGGATAAAAAATACTACGGCAATTACAGTGCGAAGACTAGACTCATTG ttATTCCAGATACCCTCTCTGCCACTATGAGTTCCCAGACTCTCAGTAAGAAGGAAGGCGAATCATTAGAACTTACGTGCGACGCATCCAAAGCGACAACTCAGCATACCCACCTGTCTGTCACCTGGCACCTGATCCAGGATGGAGAAAGAAGCCAAGCTACCGAGATTATTTCCCTCTCCAAAGATTTCATGTTGATCCCTGGGCCCTCATTTACCGAGAGGTTTGCCACTGGTGATGTGCATCTCAACAAGCTTGGGGTCACTACCTTCAGGCTGGCCGTAGGGAGGCTCCAGCCCTCCGATCAAGGCCAGCTGTTCTGTGAGGCAACCGAATGGATTCAAGATCCAGATGAAACCTGGACTTTAATCACGAAAAAGCAGACGGATCAAACAACTCTGAGGATCCAACCGACAG tGAGAGATTTTCAAGTCAACATTACCATCCGGAGCACGTTTACAGCAGGGAAACCCTTAGAACTGGTTTGCCTGGTAGTAGGCAGTGGCCAGGACCCACAGCTTCAGGGCATCTGGCTCTTCAATGGTAACGAGGTGGCCCGCATCAATGCTCGTGGTGTTCTGGACCTCAAGAGAGactacagagagagagcaagtcaaGGACAGCTCCAGGTTTCAAAGTTAAACCCCAAGGTTTTCTCTCTCAAGATCTTTTCTATGGGCCCCGAGGATGAAGGGGCCTACACATGTGCCGTGGAAGAGGTGGTAAGAAATCAGATGGACTCCTGGGATGTGCTTCAGAGAAAGCAGTCACCGGACAGCCGCGTGCATCTGAGGATGCCAGCAG CAAGAAATGTGGCCTTATCTACCAAGAGCAAGCAGCAAGCAGTGTGGGAAGGAGAGGTATTAACCCTTCTCTGTAAGGCAGATGGAACCGAGAGTCCCCTGTCTGTGGAATGGTGGCGCCTCCCACAGGGCCAGACGCAGCCAGAGTTCGTGGCTGGCATGGGGCAGGATGGCACGGTGCAGCTAGGCGCCCCCTACAAGGAACTCAATAACCACGGCAACACAAGGCTGGAGAAAACGGACTGGGCCACTTTCCAGCTGGAGATCACCTCCACCACCATTACGGACGGTGGTATATACGAGTGCCGAGTGTCTGAGAGCGCCCAGAACCAGGCCAGAGGTCGGAGCTGGACTCAGAAGTTGTCGGTCAGCATCAGATCTCTGG AGTCGAGTTTACAGGTTAAGCTGATGAGCCGTCAACCCCAAGTGACATTAACCAACACCTTTGGCCTGTCCTGCATAGTGGAGGCTGACTTCTCCCACCTCAGGGTGCCACTCACTGTGACGTGGCAGTTCCAGCCAGCAAGATCTCAGGTCTTTTATCTGCTTGTTCGAATCGCCTGGAACGGCACTATTGAGTGGGGGGATTTCCTATCTCAGTTCCAAAAGAAGACAAAGCTTTTGCAGTCCTCATTTTACTCTCAACTCCTAATCCACGATGCCACGGAGGAAGAAGCAGGAGTTTATCGGTGTCAAGTAGAAGTTTACGCCAGAAATTCCCCAGACACGAGCGGCCCCCCGAGGGCTTCCGCCGTCTCTCACTCGCTGATGATAGCCATCACTTTGCCAG AGAGCAAGCTAAGAGTGAACTCAACCAGTCAAGTCCAAGAGATCTTCATCAACTCCAACACCAATATAGAATGTAGCATCTTGTCCCAGTCCACTGGAGACCTCCAGTTAGCCGTTATTTGGTACTTCTCTCCCATTTCCATGAATGCAACCTGGCTGAGGATCCTGGAAATGGACCAAACCAATGTTGTAAAATATGGGGATGAATTTCACTCCCTACTGAGACAACAAAAATTCCACCCCAAGAAAGTTTCCCAGGACTTGTTTCAGCTACAGATTCTGAATGTGGAAGACAGCGATCAGGGCAGATACCACTGTGCTGTGGAAGAATGGTTCTTGTCCAGAAACGGCACTTGGCACAAGCTTGGAGAAAAGAAGTCAGGTCTGACAGAATTGAAACTCAGGCCCACAG GAAGCAAGGTACGTGTCTCCAAAGTGTACTGGACAGAAAATGCTACCGAGCACACGGAGGTGGCCATCCGCTGCAGCCTGGAGAGTTCTGGCAGCTCGGCTTCTCTGTACTCTGTGATGTGGTTGCGCAACGGGGAGCATTCAGGAAGGAAAATGCTGGTACACCTTCGGCATGATGGCTTGCTGGAGTATGGTGACGAGGGGCTCGGGGGGCATCTGTACTGTTACCGCTCATCCCCTACAGACTTTGTCCTGAAGCTTCATCGGGTCAGAATGGAGGATGCTGGTTTGTACTGGTGCAAGGTGACAGAGTGGGAGCCGCATAGTAACCCTGGCACGTGGGTCAACCGAGCATCAGATGAGTCCCAGCATGTGGTGCTGACGGTGCTGCCTTCAG